The following are encoded in a window of Solibacillus sp. FSL R7-0668 genomic DNA:
- a CDS encoding DMT family transporter: MNQKLLGALFLSIAASIWGGMYVVVKVVVEVVPPFELVWIRYFIAAITLAIIGILTKQVWAIAKKDWWIVFLVAFIGNTISIVTQEIGTMLSSAQMGAIITSTTPAFMVLFARFILKESLTWKKCFSIALATIGVGIIVGSSGMDHALQLGGFYLLIAALTWALMSVLVKKIPTQYSQIVVTTYTSSIAVLLLTPIVLPRLAQVDFQAMLHPSIGGGILYLGVISTACGFLLWNKGLQLMNAASGGLFFFLQPIVGTFLGWLLLGETLGWSFWIGTILIFIGVFLVMKEDEL, translated from the coding sequence TTTTATCAATTGCTGCTAGTATTTGGGGTGGCATGTACGTTGTTGTGAAAGTAGTAGTAGAGGTTGTACCACCATTCGAATTAGTTTGGATACGTTATTTCATTGCCGCGATTACATTAGCGATTATTGGGATTTTAACAAAACAAGTATGGGCAATTGCGAAAAAGGATTGGTGGATTGTATTTCTTGTCGCATTCATCGGGAATACGATTTCCATTGTCACACAAGAAATAGGGACGATGCTTTCCAGCGCTCAAATGGGGGCCATTATCACTTCGACAACCCCTGCCTTTATGGTATTATTCGCACGCTTTATTTTAAAAGAATCGTTAACATGGAAAAAGTGCTTTTCAATTGCACTTGCCACAATTGGCGTTGGAATCATTGTAGGAAGCAGTGGCATGGATCACGCTTTGCAATTGGGCGGTTTCTATTTACTGATTGCTGCGCTTACTTGGGCATTGATGTCCGTACTGGTGAAAAAAATTCCGACACAGTATTCACAAATTGTCGTGACAACGTACACTTCAAGTATTGCGGTTCTTTTATTAACGCCCATTGTTCTTCCAAGACTCGCCCAAGTAGACTTTCAAGCAATGCTGCACCCTTCGATTGGGGGCGGTATCCTCTATTTAGGTGTCATTTCAACGGCGTGTGGCTTTTTACTCTGGAATAAAGGGTTGCAGCTGATGAATGCGGCAAGTGGTGGGCTGTTTTTCTTTTTACAGCCAATTGTCGGGACATTTTTAGGCTGGCTGCTACTTGGCGAAACACTTGGCTGGTCATTTTGGATCGGCACCATCCTCATTTTTATCGGGGTCTTTTTAGTAATGAAAGAGGATGAACTTTAG
- a CDS encoding response regulator SirA: MSTGTMVGVATGLEPYFSFTYYRSGRLGKFIEVKAEIVKEYLDANPEADENNLPSWFKSSMELSAEAHADVQCIIQNWIDSSISKTVNAPKGYGVEQVQQVYERLYKGGAKGGTVYVDGSRDSQVLTLKAEEANNDEQLEFEELKQAEEQVKRQVVLVDTIKPLTDTDVTIGSEVGNTCPVCRQGTVEEMGGCNTCTNCGAQLKCGL, encoded by the coding sequence GTGAGCACAGGTACAATGGTCGGAGTTGCAACAGGACTTGAGCCTTACTTCAGCTTTACTTATTACCGTTCAGGTCGTTTAGGGAAGTTTATTGAAGTAAAAGCGGAAATCGTGAAGGAATATTTAGATGCGAATCCAGAAGCGGATGAAAATAATTTACCAAGCTGGTTCAAATCATCTATGGAGCTTTCAGCAGAGGCACATGCCGATGTACAATGCATCATCCAAAACTGGATTGATTCATCGATTTCGAAAACAGTGAATGCACCAAAAGGCTACGGTGTCGAACAAGTACAGCAAGTGTATGAGCGTCTATACAAAGGCGGCGCAAAAGGCGGTACGGTATACGTAGACGGCTCTCGTGATTCACAAGTATTAACACTAAAAGCTGAAGAAGCAAATAATGATGAACAATTAGAATTTGAAGAATTAAAGCAAGCTGAAGAACAGGTGAAGCGTCAAGTCGTATTAGTGGATACAATTAAACCATTAACAGACACAGACGTAACAATCGGTTCAGAGGTCGGCAACACATGCCCAGTATGTCGTCAAGGGACGGTAGAAGAAATGGGCGGCTGTAACACATGTACAAACTGTGGCGCACAGCTAAAATGTGGCTTGTAA
- a CDS encoding HNH endonuclease, translated as MAIYYAENQLFTGEKSGTWNGGSIDYYGPNWRNQRKKARKRDHYTCQDCGIAEKEYGQQLSVHHITPFREFKGDWRKANELSNLITLCEYPCHRKRHSNNG; from the coding sequence ATGGCGATTTATTATGCTGAAAACCAATTGTTTACAGGTGAAAAAAGTGGAACCTGGAATGGTGGTAGTATTGACTATTATGGACCTAATTGGCGTAATCAAAGAAAAAAGGCAAGAAAAAGGGATCACTATACTTGCCAGGATTGTGGAATCGCTGAGAAAGAATATGGACAACAACTTTCTGTACATCATATAACTCCTTTTAGAGAATTTAAAGGAGACTGGAGAAAGGCAAATGAACTTTCAAATTTAATTACATTGTGTGAATATCCATGTCACAGAAAAAGACATTCTAATAATGGTTGA
- a CDS encoding lipoate--protein ligase family protein, producing MALDEALLDWHSVGEIPPVIRFYEWNPATLSIGYFQQVHKDINLQSVKEQNLGFVRRPTGGRAVLHDQELTYSVIVSESYPNMPATVTEAYRVISEGILLGFQKLGLEAYFSVPETKEQFDDLKKPKSAVCFDAPSWYELVVEGKKVAGSAQTRQKGVILQHGAILLDLNEELLLSVFNFESAEAKERMRKKLPQKAVAMNQFVDTPFTIADCVDAFSNGFKEALDIELVPYKLNETQQQYVEHLMKNKYDTDEWNYKK from the coding sequence ATGGCATTAGATGAAGCGTTGTTAGATTGGCATAGTGTGGGCGAAATTCCTCCTGTTATTCGTTTCTATGAATGGAATCCTGCCACCTTGTCCATTGGTTATTTCCAACAGGTACATAAAGATATTAATTTACAAAGCGTAAAGGAACAAAACTTGGGCTTTGTGCGTCGTCCTACAGGTGGGCGAGCTGTCTTACATGATCAGGAGTTGACCTATTCTGTCATTGTATCCGAAAGCTATCCAAATATGCCTGCAACGGTGACAGAAGCTTACCGTGTGATTAGTGAAGGTATTTTACTAGGATTCCAAAAGCTTGGCTTAGAGGCGTATTTTAGCGTGCCAGAAACGAAGGAGCAATTTGATGATTTAAAAAAACCAAAAAGCGCGGTTTGCTTTGATGCTCCTAGCTGGTACGAATTAGTCGTAGAAGGCAAAAAGGTTGCAGGCAGTGCACAAACACGTCAGAAGGGTGTTATTTTACAGCATGGAGCGATATTGCTTGATTTGAACGAGGAGCTACTGCTGTCGGTGTTTAATTTTGAATCGGCTGAAGCGAAAGAGCGAATGCGAAAAAAATTACCTCAAAAGGCTGTTGCGATGAATCAATTTGTCGATACACCCTTTACGATTGCGGATTGTGTTGATGCGTTTTCAAATGGCTTTAAAGAAGCGCTTGATATTGAGCTGGTGCCATACAAACTGAATGAAACACAACAGCAATATGTTGAACATTTAATGAAAAATAAATATGATACAGATGAGTGGAATTATAAAAAGTGA
- a CDS encoding rhodanese-like domain-containing protein, whose translation MTILYTILAILVVIVAYIVINSMRLKKAVTNLTQEQFIEGYRKAQLIDLREPKEFEAGHILGARNIPMTQFNTRHKEIRPDLPVYLYCQNSGRSARAALTLKKKGYSQIYQLQGGFKTWTGKVKSKN comes from the coding sequence GTGACAATTTTATACACCATTCTCGCAATCCTCGTTGTGATCGTTGCATATATCGTGATCAACTCGATGCGCTTAAAAAAAGCCGTAACAAATTTAACACAAGAACAGTTTATCGAAGGCTACCGTAAAGCACAATTAATTGACTTACGTGAACCAAAAGAATTCGAGGCAGGCCATATTTTAGGTGCTCGTAACATTCCGATGACGCAATTCAACACGCGCCATAAAGAAATCCGTCCAGACTTACCAGTATACCTTTACTGCCAAAACTCTGGCCGTAGTGCACGTGCAGCTTTAACATTAAAGAAAAAAGGCTACAGCCAAATTTACCAATTACAAGGCGGCTTCAAAACTTGGACAGGTAAAGTGAAATCTAAAAACTAA
- the gcvPB gene encoding aminomethyl-transferring glycine dehydrogenase subunit GcvPB, giving the protein MLNENQSLIFEITKPGRVGYNLEALDVPDFDLTELLPAELVRTEVAELPEVSELDIMRHYTALSRRNHGVDSGFYPLGSCTMKYNPKINEAVARYSGFANLHPLQDESTAQGAMELLYDLQTSLEEITGMDEVTLQPAAGAHGEWTALMMIRAFHEANGEGHRNKVIVPDSAHGTNPASASVAGFETITIKSGEDGLVDLDDLRRVVGEDTAALMLTNPNTLGLFEENIIEMAEIVHSVGGKVYYDGANLNAVMSKARPGDMGFDCVHLNLHKTFTGPHGGGGPGSGPVGVKADLIPFLPKPVLVKKEDGSFHFDYNRPQSIGRVKPYYGNFGINVRAYTYIRSMGPDGLKAVTEYAVLNANYMMRRLEEHFDLPYNRHCKHEFVLSGRRQKKLGVRTLDIAKRLLDFGYHPPTVYFPLNVEEGIMIEPTETESKETLDAFCDAMIQIAQETIENPAIVQEAPHTTVVNRLDETRAARTPVLRYTKPEAVAQEV; this is encoded by the coding sequence ATGCTTAACGAAAACCAATCACTTATTTTTGAAATTACAAAACCAGGTCGCGTTGGCTATAATTTAGAAGCGTTAGATGTACCTGATTTCGACCTAACAGAACTATTACCAGCAGAATTAGTGCGTACGGAAGTAGCGGAATTACCAGAAGTATCTGAATTAGATATTATGCGTCACTACACAGCACTTTCACGTCGTAACCACGGTGTAGACTCAGGCTTCTACCCATTAGGTTCTTGTACGATGAAATACAATCCAAAAATTAACGAAGCGGTTGCACGTTATTCTGGCTTCGCGAACCTCCACCCATTACAAGACGAGTCAACAGCTCAAGGGGCAATGGAATTATTATATGATTTACAAACTTCATTAGAAGAAATTACAGGTATGGATGAAGTAACATTACAACCTGCAGCAGGTGCGCATGGTGAGTGGACAGCACTAATGATGATTCGTGCATTCCACGAAGCAAATGGTGAAGGCCACCGTAACAAAGTCATCGTACCGGACTCAGCTCATGGTACAAACCCAGCCTCTGCTTCTGTTGCAGGCTTTGAAACAATTACAATCAAATCTGGTGAAGACGGCTTAGTTGACTTAGATGATTTACGTCGCGTTGTTGGTGAAGATACAGCAGCACTTATGTTAACAAATCCGAATACACTTGGTTTATTTGAAGAAAACATTATCGAAATGGCTGAAATCGTACACAGTGTTGGCGGTAAAGTGTACTATGATGGCGCAAACTTAAATGCGGTAATGTCTAAGGCACGTCCTGGCGACATGGGCTTTGACTGCGTACACTTAAACTTACACAAAACATTCACTGGTCCACATGGTGGCGGTGGTCCTGGTTCTGGTCCTGTAGGGGTAAAGGCGGATTTAATTCCATTCCTACCAAAGCCAGTATTAGTGAAAAAAGAAGATGGTTCATTCCACTTTGATTACAACCGTCCACAATCAATCGGACGCGTGAAGCCTTACTATGGAAACTTTGGAATCAATGTTCGTGCTTACACATACATTCGTTCAATGGGTCCAGACGGCTTAAAAGCAGTAACAGAATATGCGGTATTAAATGCCAACTATATGATGCGTCGTTTAGAGGAGCATTTTGATTTACCATATAACCGTCATTGTAAACATGAATTCGTTTTATCTGGTCGTCGTCAAAAGAAACTTGGCGTACGTACACTGGATATCGCAAAACGTCTGTTAGACTTTGGCTACCATCCACCAACAGTTTACTTCCCATTAAATGTGGAAGAGGGGATTATGATCGAGCCAACTGAAACAGAATCAAAAGAAACATTAGATGCATTCTGTGATGCCATGATTCAAATTGCGCAGGAAACAATTGAGAACCCTGCAATCGTACAAGAAGCGCCTCATACAACTGTTGTTAACCGTTTAGATGAGACACGTGCTGCACGTACACCAGTTTTACGTTACACAAAGCCTGAAGCGGTAGCACAGGAAGTATAA
- the gcvPA gene encoding aminomethyl-transferring glycine dehydrogenase subunit GcvPA translates to MKHRYLPMTELDQQEMLATIGVATIDELFADIPEKVRFKGQYNIKAAKSEAALMKELAQLAAKNKDTATNVSFLGAGVYNHYKPIIVDHVISRSEFYTAYTPYQPEISQGELQAIFEFQTMIAELTGMDLANSSMYDGGTALAEAGMLAAGHTRRKKLLVSGAVHPEYKDVVATYAYGQSIEIITIPTKDGVTDIEALKGLVDDQTAGVIVQYPNFFGQVENLQPLADITHDAKGLFIVSSNPLALGILTPPGKLGADITVGDAQVFGIAEAFGGPHCGFFAVTNKLMRKVPGRLVGETVDQDGRRGYVLTLQAREQHIRRDKATSNICSNQALLALAASVAMTALGKQGVQEMAKQNIVKTRYAKNAFEAAGFEVVYQGAHFNEIVVKTTASVTDINKKLIEKGIIGGFDLGRVYPELANHALIAVTEIRTKEEIDALVAEMGAYNA, encoded by the coding sequence ATGAAACATCGTTATTTACCAATGACAGAACTTGATCAGCAAGAAATGTTAGCAACGATTGGTGTTGCGACAATCGATGAGCTTTTCGCAGACATTCCAGAAAAAGTACGTTTTAAAGGGCAATACAATATTAAAGCAGCGAAATCGGAAGCTGCTTTAATGAAAGAGCTAGCACAATTAGCAGCCAAAAACAAAGATACAGCGACAAATGTATCATTCCTTGGTGCGGGGGTATACAACCACTACAAACCAATTATCGTAGACCATGTCATTTCACGTTCAGAATTCTATACAGCCTACACACCATACCAACCTGAAATTTCTCAAGGGGAATTACAAGCGATTTTTGAATTCCAAACAATGATTGCTGAATTAACAGGGATGGATTTAGCGAACTCTTCTATGTATGATGGCGGTACAGCTTTAGCAGAAGCAGGTATGCTAGCGGCAGGTCATACACGTCGAAAAAAATTATTAGTTTCTGGTGCCGTACACCCTGAATATAAAGACGTTGTGGCGACTTATGCCTATGGTCAATCAATCGAAATCATTACAATCCCAACAAAAGACGGTGTAACAGATATCGAAGCATTAAAGGGCTTAGTTGATGATCAAACGGCTGGTGTTATCGTTCAATATCCAAACTTCTTTGGTCAAGTGGAGAACTTACAGCCATTAGCGGATATTACGCATGATGCCAAAGGGTTATTCATCGTTTCTTCTAACCCATTAGCACTTGGGATATTAACACCTCCAGGTAAATTAGGTGCAGACATTACAGTTGGTGATGCACAAGTCTTTGGTATTGCTGAAGCATTCGGTGGTCCCCACTGTGGTTTCTTCGCCGTGACAAACAAATTAATGCGTAAAGTGCCAGGACGTTTAGTTGGTGAGACAGTTGACCAAGATGGCCGTCGTGGTTATGTATTAACATTGCAAGCACGTGAGCAGCATATCCGTCGTGACAAAGCGACTTCTAACATCTGTTCGAACCAAGCATTACTGGCATTAGCAGCTTCTGTGGCAATGACAGCACTTGGTAAACAAGGTGTACAGGAAATGGCGAAGCAAAACATCGTGAAAACACGCTATGCGAAAAATGCATTTGAAGCGGCTGGCTTTGAAGTCGTTTATCAAGGTGCACATTTTAACGAAATCGTTGTGAAAACAACTGCAAGCGTTACAGATATCAATAAAAAGTTAATTGAAAAGGGCATTATCGGTGGTTTCGATTTAGGACGCGTTTACCCAGAATTAGCAAACCATGCGTTAATCGCTGTTACAGAGATTCGTACGAAAGAAGAAATTGATGCACTAGTTGCGGAGATGGGGGCTTACAATGCTTAA
- the gcvT gene encoding glycine cleavage system aminomethyltransferase GcvT: MTNELKRTPLFDEYAKYGGKTIDFGGWALPVQFSSIKEEHDAVRNRAGLFDVSHMGEIFVEGPDALNYLQKMLSNDISKIAIGGAQYSALCYENGGVVDDLLTYRLADNRYLLCVNAANTEKDFEWLQQHVEGDVTVTNASDDYAQIALQGPLAEEVLQTLTDTDLTTIKYFHFQENVLVGGHAVLVSRSGYTGEDGFEIYGTPAAITDLWNKILDAGKDKGVVAAGLGARDTLRFESCLPLYGQELSKDITPLEAGIGFAVKLTKDPQFIGQQALIDLKEQGLPRKSVGIEMIDKGIPRHDYKVFKDGVEIGIVTTGTQSPMTKRNIGLALIDAKFAEVGNEIEVEIRGKLAKAQIVKKPFYKRS, translated from the coding sequence ATGACAAATGAGTTAAAAAGAACACCGCTTTTCGATGAATATGCAAAATATGGTGGTAAAACAATTGATTTTGGTGGCTGGGCATTACCTGTTCAATTTTCATCAATTAAAGAAGAACATGATGCCGTTCGAAATCGCGCAGGGCTTTTTGATGTATCGCATATGGGTGAAATTTTTGTAGAAGGACCAGATGCGCTAAACTATTTACAAAAAATGCTATCAAATGATATTTCAAAAATTGCAATTGGTGGTGCGCAATATAGTGCGCTTTGCTATGAAAACGGTGGCGTTGTCGATGATTTATTAACATACCGTTTAGCAGACAATCGCTATTTACTTTGCGTCAACGCAGCGAATACTGAAAAAGACTTCGAATGGTTGCAACAACATGTTGAAGGTGACGTTACCGTAACAAATGCATCTGATGACTATGCTCAAATTGCATTGCAAGGTCCTTTAGCTGAAGAGGTTTTACAAACGTTAACGGATACTGATTTAACAACGATTAAGTATTTCCATTTCCAAGAGAACGTTCTAGTTGGCGGCCATGCCGTGCTTGTATCTCGCTCTGGTTATACTGGGGAAGACGGCTTTGAAATTTACGGTACACCGGCAGCTATCACAGATCTGTGGAACAAAATATTAGATGCTGGTAAAGATAAGGGTGTTGTAGCAGCAGGCTTAGGTGCTCGTGATACATTACGCTTTGAATCTTGCTTACCACTTTATGGTCAAGAATTATCAAAAGATATTACACCACTTGAAGCAGGTATCGGCTTTGCAGTGAAATTAACGAAAGATCCACAATTTATCGGTCAGCAAGCATTAATCGATTTAAAGGAACAAGGGTTGCCACGTAAGTCAGTAGGGATCGAAATGATTGATAAAGGGATTCCACGTCATGACTATAAAGTCTTTAAAGACGGTGTAGAAATCGGTATCGTGACAACGGGTACACAATCACCTATGACAAAACGCAATATCGGTTTAGCTTTAATTGACGCAAAATTTGCAGAAGTCGGAAATGAAATAGAAGTTGAAATTCGTGGAAAACTTGCAAAAGCGCAAATTGTGAAAAAGCCATTTTATAAACGTTCATAA
- a CDS encoding shikimate kinase, with protein MRKIYLVGFMGCGKSAIGRRLSYYLKMPYYDMDHEIVRQQGMSIPELFEKYGEARFREIETEFLRNFRDEACIIATGGGVAVNEVNRKIMRRSGLVFFLDAKFEDIYMRIRHDKNRPIVQKSTEQELEELYNNRRKYYREAGHIQVLTAGRTLRQVVEYIAFQVNRLKGE; from the coding sequence ATGCGAAAAATATATTTAGTAGGATTTATGGGTTGCGGAAAGAGTGCCATAGGTAGACGTTTAAGTTATTACTTAAAAATGCCGTATTATGATATGGATCATGAAATCGTGCGACAGCAGGGGATGTCGATTCCTGAGCTATTTGAAAAATATGGTGAAGCACGATTCCGCGAAATTGAAACAGAGTTTTTACGAAATTTTCGTGATGAAGCATGCATTATTGCGACTGGTGGTGGCGTGGCGGTCAATGAAGTAAACCGCAAAATTATGCGTCGCTCAGGTTTAGTATTTTTTTTGGATGCAAAATTTGAAGATATTTATATGCGAATCCGTCATGATAAAAATCGTCCGATTGTTCAAAAATCTACTGAGCAAGAATTAGAGGAACTGTATAATAACAGACGGAAATACTATCGTGAGGCAGGCCATATTCAAGTTTTAACTGCGGGTCGTACATTACGCCAAGTTGTTGAGTATATCGCGTTCCAAGTAAATCGTCTGAAAGGCGAATGA
- the comGF gene encoding competence type IV pilus minor pilin ComGF yields MYLISKIKNERGFTLLESLFHLAVLLIFASISLLIIIWLRELQNIHHIKQDVNWELFVYDVHQYNENSLSGEMVSPKILMFEAANDPENRAFFIEQPHNHVRKRSNKGGNEIMLPNVQSFQYQQVGNEIIMKVVTEDGKLRERVIVRPLPRE; encoded by the coding sequence ATGTATTTAATTTCTAAAATCAAAAATGAGCGTGGCTTCACGTTACTAGAAAGCTTGTTTCATTTAGCTGTGCTCCTAATATTTGCTTCGATTAGTCTATTAATTATTATTTGGCTACGTGAACTTCAAAATATTCATCATATCAAGCAAGATGTGAATTGGGAACTTTTTGTTTATGATGTGCACCAATATAATGAAAATTCATTATCGGGTGAAATGGTGTCGCCAAAAATATTAATGTTTGAGGCAGCGAATGATCCAGAGAATCGCGCATTTTTTATTGAACAGCCCCATAATCATGTACGTAAACGTTCTAATAAAGGGGGGAATGAAATTATGCTTCCTAATGTGCAAAGCTTCCAATATCAACAAGTCGGAAATGAGATTATTATGAAAGTTGTGACAGAAGATGGGAAATTACGAGAAAGGGTTATTGTTCGTCCGTTACCTCGTGAATGA
- the comGD gene encoding competence type IV pilus minor pilin ComGD encodes MKNHLINERGFTLIEMLVVLAIFTVICSTVVIFTTEKLTNYTNEQFIDQTELLIRLAQVKAIETKSNYEFSVFNCREIKVRNFSNRQEILYDQVLPEGIEIFLSTTNSKIIFNNNGNIRSSGSIMYHFNDYAYRFTINMGKGRHILKDVIEKSDRLNSCGYAASGSHLVLSNGHNNPADL; translated from the coding sequence ATGAAGAATCACTTAATAAACGAGAGGGGCTTCACATTAATCGAAATGCTAGTTGTTTTAGCAATTTTTACCGTTATTTGTTCCACGGTCGTGATTTTCACAACCGAAAAATTAACGAACTATACAAACGAGCAATTTATTGACCAAACGGAACTGCTAATTCGCTTAGCGCAGGTAAAGGCTATTGAGACCAAATCAAATTACGAATTTAGCGTATTTAATTGCCGTGAAATAAAGGTCAGAAACTTTTCGAATCGTCAGGAAATCCTTTATGATCAAGTATTACCAGAGGGCATTGAGATTTTTTTATCAACAACAAATTCAAAAATCATTTTTAATAATAATGGAAATATTCGTAGTAGTGGTTCCATTATGTATCATTTTAATGATTATGCATATCGCTTCACAATTAATATGGGCAAAGGGAGGCATATATTGAAAGATGTTATTGAAAAATCAGACCGGCTTAACTCTTGTGGATACGCTGCTAGCGGTAGTCATCTTGTTCTTTCTAACGGGCACAATAATCCCGCTGACCTTTAA
- a CDS encoding competence type IV pilus major pilin ComGC codes for MSKHFASIDKKGCDSYVLMLNGQIEAYRINEGKYPTGFQELFDKDYITEEAPKCPDNTEISFGDHIAFVSEKQESKPKSQTDQ; via the coding sequence GTGTCCAAGCATTTTGCGTCGATTGATAAGAAGGGCTGTGACTCCTATGTGTTAATGCTTAATGGTCAAATTGAAGCCTATCGAATTAATGAAGGGAAGTATCCGACTGGCTTTCAGGAGTTATTTGATAAGGACTATATTACAGAAGAAGCACCTAAATGCCCTGATAATACAGAAATCAGCTTCGGTGACCATATTGCATTTGTTTCAGAAAAACAGGAATCGAAACCGAAGTCGCAAACAGACCAATGA
- a CDS encoding tyrosine-type recombinase/integrase: MSKLHLINEIETTVKMVAAAEYDPIKLALYLDDLLSNYKIEAKDSEMIKNDNTDYVHMFISSLQIENYSAHTLKNYRYELDRFKNYLNKNLLQATTADIRAYLSVHSHLKTSTIVTKMDILSSFYGWLVKEEELLKNPCLKIKRPKTEKKVREGLTIIELEKVRAACKNARQRALIEVFYSTGCRLDELRKLDIKDIDWQSGSVIVFGKGSKERRVYLSEKAKYYLRKYLKERTDDCPALIVSQRHPIRRLTNEGIQYQIKKIRIAANIEKPLHPHIMRHTFAQLSLDNGMELADLQALMGHEKADTTARYAQISEERKQTAFKRFHAQ; the protein is encoded by the coding sequence ATGAGTAAATTACATTTAATAAATGAAATTGAAACAACTGTAAAAATGGTTGCAGCTGCTGAATATGACCCAATTAAATTAGCACTTTATTTAGACGACTTATTATCGAATTACAAAATCGAAGCAAAAGACAGTGAAATGATTAAAAACGATAATACAGACTACGTACACATGTTTATAAGCTCATTGCAAATTGAAAATTATTCAGCCCATACACTTAAAAATTATCGATATGAGCTGGATCGTTTTAAAAATTATTTGAATAAAAACTTGTTACAGGCAACCACGGCAGATATTAGGGCATATTTATCGGTGCATAGTCATTTGAAAACAAGTACCATAGTGACAAAAATGGACATCTTATCAAGCTTTTATGGGTGGTTAGTTAAAGAAGAGGAGCTTCTAAAAAATCCATGTTTGAAAATTAAACGCCCGAAAACCGAGAAAAAGGTACGCGAAGGGTTAACCATAATAGAGCTAGAAAAGGTCCGTGCAGCGTGTAAAAATGCACGGCAAAGAGCTTTGATAGAAGTGTTTTATAGCACAGGTTGTCGCTTGGATGAATTGCGCAAATTAGATATTAAAGATATAGATTGGCAGTCTGGAAGTGTAATCGTATTCGGGAAAGGTAGCAAAGAAAGGCGCGTTTACTTAAGCGAAAAGGCAAAGTATTATTTAAGAAAGTACTTGAAAGAACGTACTGATGATTGCCCAGCGTTAATAGTAAGTCAAAGGCATCCGATTCGAAGGCTAACCAATGAGGGAATACAATATCAAATAAAAAAGATTCGGATAGCTGCTAATATTGAAAAGCCACTGCACCCGCATATAATGCGTCACACATTTGCTCAGTTGAGTTTGGATAATGGTATGGAACTAGCTGATTTGCAAGCGCTGATGGGCCATGAAAAAGCCGACACTACAGCGCGATACGCACAAATAAGCGAAGAGCGTAAACAAACGGCATTTAAACGATTTCACGCCCAATAA
- a CDS encoding helix-turn-helix domain-containing protein, whose amino-acid sequence MELTKEIKKMLVEKDMTATQLAEKIGMSQGNLSTKMKNESYSVQDLIKIAEATGYELKISFVKDDMEI is encoded by the coding sequence GTGGAGTTAACAAAGGAAATTAAGAAAATGCTCGTAGAAAAGGATATGACAGCTACACAACTCGCTGAAAAAATCGGAATGTCACAGGGGAATTTGTCGACTAAAATGAAAAACGAATCATACAGCGTGCAAGATTTGATTAAGATCGCGGAAGCTACTGGCTACGAGTTGAAAATTAGCTTTGTAAAAGATGATATGGAAATTTAA